Proteins from one Aythya fuligula isolate bAytFul2 chromosome 11, bAytFul2.pri, whole genome shotgun sequence genomic window:
- the LOC116493524 gene encoding olfactory receptor 11L1-like, giving the protein MVNDTAVLEFRLLGFGGNPQYQILLFIVFLVIYILTILGNFIIISVVTLEPRLHLPMYKFLKNLSFLEVCYTSTIVPKMLANLLAERKSISFSGCMAQLFYFITLGATECYLLAAMAYDRYLAVCEPLHYIVTMTAESYTRLAVGSWITGVFTGFLPCLMVSRLHFCSCNLIDHFFCDISPLLKLSCSDTTVTEAVIFILSLLVLSSCFLLILFSYLLIILSILKIPSTSGKRMTFSTCSSHLMVVTIYYGTMISMYVRPTYRLSSELSKAVSVLYTVVTPLLNPVIYGLRNKGFKEALEKIERVGVLLSGIGGGRALWI; this is encoded by the exons ATGGTAAATGACACAGCAGTACTGGAATTCAGGCTACTGGGTTTCGGTGGCAACCCACAGTACCAGATCCTACTATTCATAGTGTTCTTGGTTATTTATATTCTCACCATTTTAGGAaacttcattattatttcagtagTGACACTGGAGCCACGACTTCATTTACCCATGTACAAATTTCTCAAGAACCTCTCTTTCCTAGAGGTCTGTTACACCAGCACAATTGTACCCAAGATGCTGGCCAATCTACTGGCAGAGAGGAAGAGCATCTCTTTCTCAGGGTGCATGGCACAGCTTTTCTACTTCATTACCCTGGGAGCCACTGAGTGCTACCTCTTGGCAGCAATGGCATATGACCGATACCTTGCAGTCTGTGAACCCCTGCACTATATTGTGACTATGACTGCTGAGTCTTATACTCGTCTGGCTGTGGGCTCCTGGATCACTGGTGTCTTCACTGGTTTTCTCCCCTGTCTGATGGTCTCCAGATTGCACTTCTGCAGTTGCAACCTCATTGATCATTTCTTCTGTGATATCTCTCCACTGTTGAAGCTCTCATGCTCAGACACCACTGTAACAGAAGCTGTCATCTTCATCCTCTCTCTCCTCGTCctttccagctgctttctgttgATTCTTTTCTCATACCTACTTATAATCCTCAGTATCCTAAAGATCCCCTCTACTTCTGGAAAAAGAATGACTTTCTCCACCTGTAGCTCACACCTCATGGTTGTGACTATATACTATGGTACAATGATTTCCATGTACGTCCGTCCCACCTACCGCCTATCCTCAGAGCTCAGCAAGGCTGTATCTGTGCTCTACACAGTGGTGACACCCCTTCTGAATCCAGTCATCTATGGCTTGAGAAACAAAGGATTCAAGGAGGCATTGGAAAAAATA GAGCGAGTAGGGGTCCTATTATCAGGAATTGGAGGGGGCAGAGCTCTCTGGATCTGA